The Chryseobacterium nakagawai genome has a segment encoding these proteins:
- a CDS encoding LytR/AlgR family response regulator transcription factor, producing the protein MSSNIPKMKCLIVDDEPLARFHLKELADKIDFLSVEGTYATALEADAKVKETEIDLLFLDINMPYLNGIDFLEQLENPPLCIFTTAYSEYALEGFRLQVVDYLLKPIAFNRFYQAVNKAQQQFIISEKLKKNTSLDDPFLYVRQSDTFIKVSWVDILYIESMQNYTKLHFKDKSLVIHQTMKAIEESLPSEHFFRIHKSFLINIIHIDMISGGRLFINKTELPISRTRKEELLNQVVYKKLISK; encoded by the coding sequence ATGAGCAGTAATATTCCCAAAATGAAATGTCTGATTGTAGATGATGAACCTCTGGCAAGATTCCATCTTAAAGAACTGGCAGACAAAATTGATTTTTTATCTGTAGAAGGAACTTATGCCACTGCACTGGAAGCAGATGCCAAAGTAAAGGAAACTGAAATAGACCTTCTTTTTCTGGACATTAATATGCCTTATCTGAATGGTATTGATTTTCTGGAGCAGCTTGAAAATCCGCCTTTATGTATTTTTACAACGGCTTATTCTGAGTATGCATTAGAAGGATTTAGGCTACAGGTAGTAGATTATCTTTTAAAGCCGATTGCTTTTAACCGCTTTTATCAAGCTGTTAATAAAGCTCAACAGCAATTTATTATCAGTGAAAAATTAAAGAAAAATACCTCTTTGGATGATCCTTTTCTCTATGTAAGGCAATCTGATACCTTTATCAAGGTTTCCTGGGTAGATATTTTATATATTGAAAGTATGCAGAACTATACCAAACTGCATTTTAAAGATAAATCCCTGGTTATTCATCAGACGATGAAAGCCATTGAAGAATCCTTGCCTTCTGAGCATTTTTTCAGGATTCACAAGTCATTTTTAATCAATATCATCCACATTGATATGATCTCCGGAGGCCGCTTATTTATTAATAAAACAGAGCTTCCCATTTCCCGTACCCGAAAAGAAGAATTGCTTAATCAGGTGGTGTATAAAAAGCTCATTAGTAAATAA
- a CDS encoding sensor histidine kinase, producing the protein MKQFLIQVTVITLILSLIYALVFTYVDEADKGTLPSDFRDQIPFLWRGFYMSLPASFLINGSACGIRFYQEHGKIERDHILLQQAHLENQLKLLQDQINPHVVFNILNHIHILMKHDTVLADYLLMKFSDILRYQLYHCNQNLVPLDKEIEYLQNLVEVEKLRWGNELDVKSTFKLNDKKVLIAPLLLVPFIENAFKYVCRLPGQTGYVKIFCKEENNALYFYVENSYSEIAVHKKKDSGIGLQNVQKRLKLQYPNAYDLTIEPDNLVYKVTLTLKLSEKNEQ; encoded by the coding sequence ATGAAACAATTCCTTATTCAGGTTACTGTTATCACCTTAATTTTAAGTTTAATTTACGCTTTGGTCTTTACCTATGTTGATGAAGCAGATAAAGGAACTCTTCCTTCAGATTTCCGGGATCAGATTCCCTTTTTATGGCGAGGCTTTTATATGTCCTTGCCTGCATCGTTTCTGATCAATGGTTCTGCCTGCGGCATCCGCTTCTACCAAGAACATGGAAAAATAGAACGTGATCACATCCTCCTTCAGCAGGCTCACCTAGAAAATCAACTCAAGCTTCTTCAGGATCAGATTAATCCACATGTGGTATTCAATATTCTGAATCACATTCATATCCTTATGAAACATGACACTGTGCTTGCCGATTATTTATTAATGAAATTCTCAGATATTCTACGGTATCAGCTCTATCATTGCAATCAAAATCTGGTACCTCTTGACAAGGAAATTGAGTATCTCCAAAATCTGGTGGAGGTGGAAAAATTAAGATGGGGAAATGAACTGGATGTAAAATCAACTTTTAAATTGAATGATAAAAAAGTTCTTATTGCTCCATTACTTTTAGTTCCTTTTATTGAAAATGCCTTTAAATATGTCTGCAGGCTCCCCGGGCAGACCGGCTATGTTAAGATCTTCTGTAAAGAGGAAAACAATGCCCTTTATTTTTATGTCGAAAACTCATATTCCGAAATAGCTGTTCATAAAAAGAAAGATAGTGGAATTGGGCTTCAAAATGTACAAAAACGTTTAAAATTACAATATCCCAATGCTTATGATCTTACCATTGAGCCTGATAATCTAGTATACAAAGTCACTTTAACTTTAAAATTATCTGAAAAAAATGAGCAGTAA
- a CDS encoding porin family protein, with the protein MKQQFLAFCSLLLCITCSMDTQAQQTPSIHIGIKGGTNFTKTSTESSSLEGKYGFGYQAGVMARVDIGSLYVQGETLFNKRKTTYESKDSGSAKLTWNAVDVPIVIGYKLVKTDDFNLRVFAGGVYSYAFNNKLSTSESIQEGFKKFDKSNIGITGGIGIDYKNFTVDLRYENGLSNISKEFKSKPHSFSLGIGYFLF; encoded by the coding sequence ATGAAGCAACAATTTTTAGCATTCTGCTCACTGTTATTATGTATCACTTGTTCTATGGATACACAGGCCCAGCAGACTCCATCTATTCACATCGGAATAAAGGGAGGTACAAATTTTACAAAAACCTCAACGGAATCTTCTTCCTTGGAAGGGAAATACGGCTTCGGTTATCAGGCAGGTGTAATGGCAAGAGTGGATATTGGAAGCCTGTATGTACAAGGAGAAACTTTATTCAACAAAAGAAAAACAACGTACGAATCAAAGGATTCCGGTTCTGCCAAGCTAACATGGAATGCCGTTGATGTTCCTATAGTAATTGGGTATAAACTTGTCAAAACCGACGATTTTAATCTAAGAGTATTTGCAGGAGGTGTATACAGCTATGCTTTCAACAACAAATTATCCACTTCTGAATCAATCCAAGAAGGTTTTAAAAAATTTGACAAGTCAAATATCGGAATTACAGGAGGAATAGGCATAGACTATAAAAATTTCACGGTAGACCTGAGATATGAAAACGGGCTTTCCAATATCAGTAAGGAATTTAAATCCAAACCTCACAGCTTTAGTCTTGGGATCGGTTATTTCTTATTCTAA
- the pepT gene encoding peptidase T encodes MSTIEFNPLWKEKLLNRFLSYVKIYSTSDAESESTPSTERQWDIANYITEELKTIGLEDVSIDEHGYIMGYVPSNLENDDRPTIGFISHYDTSPDFNGENVKPQVWKNYDGNDLLLNQTTGFTLSPSRFESLKKYIGQTLITTDGNTLLGADDKAGCAEIVTAAEYLIAHPEIKHGRIAVGFTPDEEIGRGAHKFDVAKFGAEWAYTMDGGEVGELEYENFNAAGAVVKIHGLSVHPGYAYGKMINAALLAAEFAQTLPANETPATTKGFEGFYHLMDITADISEAKLQYIIRDHDADKFEARKKFMEEKVAEFNQKHGEGTAEVEIKEQYRNMKQQFEGKMHIVDLAAKAMTEAGIEPKIKAIRGGTDGAQLSYMGLPCPNIFAGGINFHGPYEYVALESMEKATEVIINIVKA; translated from the coding sequence ATGAGTACAATAGAATTCAATCCATTATGGAAAGAGAAATTACTGAACCGTTTTCTTAGCTATGTAAAAATATATTCAACAAGTGATGCTGAAAGTGAATCAACACCTTCTACTGAGCGCCAGTGGGATATTGCCAATTACATTACAGAAGAGCTGAAAACAATCGGTTTGGAAGATGTTTCAATTGACGAACACGGTTATATTATGGGCTATGTTCCTTCTAACCTTGAAAATGATGACAGGCCTACGATTGGGTTCATTTCACACTACGATACATCTCCTGATTTCAACGGTGAAAATGTAAAGCCTCAGGTTTGGAAAAACTATGATGGAAATGATCTTTTACTGAACCAGACCACAGGATTTACTTTATCACCTTCAAGATTTGAAAGTTTAAAAAAATATATTGGCCAGACGTTAATTACTACAGATGGAAATACCCTTCTTGGAGCTGATGATAAAGCAGGTTGTGCAGAAATTGTAACTGCAGCGGAATATCTTATCGCTCACCCAGAAATTAAGCACGGAAGAATTGCTGTAGGATTTACTCCTGATGAAGAAATCGGGAGAGGTGCCCACAAATTTGATGTGGCTAAATTCGGGGCTGAATGGGCCTATACAATGGATGGTGGAGAAGTTGGAGAACTTGAATACGAAAACTTTAACGCTGCCGGAGCCGTAGTAAAAATCCACGGATTAAGTGTACACCCTGGTTATGCTTATGGTAAAATGATTAATGCGGCTTTGTTAGCTGCAGAGTTCGCTCAAACATTACCTGCTAATGAAACCCCAGCAACCACTAAAGGATTTGAAGGATTCTATCACTTAATGGACATTACAGCTGATATTTCTGAAGCAAAACTTCAATACATCATCCGTGACCACGATGCTGATAAATTTGAAGCAAGAAAGAAATTCATGGAAGAAAAGGTGGCTGAATTCAACCAAAAACATGGTGAAGGAACCGCTGAAGTGGAGATCAAGGAGCAATACAGAAACATGAAACAGCAGTTTGAAGGCAAAATGCACATCGTAGATCTTGCTGCCAAAGCAATGACTGAAGCTGGTATTGAGCCTAAAATCAAAGCCATCAGAGGTGGTACAGACGGTGCTCAGCTTTCCTATATGGGACTTCCTTGTCCGAATATCTTTGCTGGAGGAATCAACTTTCACGGACCGTATGAATATGTTGCCTTGGAAAGTATGGAGAAGGCAACAGAAGTAATTATTAATATTGTAAAAGCATAA
- a CDS encoding hydroxymethylglutaryl-CoA lyase yields MFLTECPRDAMQGWGEFIPTDKKIDYINSLMDVGFDVLDCLSFVSPKAIPQMADSDEVAENIDKSRSKTKVSAIIGNYRGAEKALKHESVDILGFPFSISETFQHRNTNKSQEEAFDEIIKMLELVKTEGKQLNIYFSMAFGNPYGEMWKWEDVDQWAQRFSDIGVKDILLSDTTGVATPETIALLFEKIPSKYPGINFGGHFHNRYEESYSKLKAAYDQGCRRFDSAIKGIGGCPMAKDDLVGNMPTEQVINFMSVEKADHKLNLLNFESSYNKAKDIFHF; encoded by the coding sequence ATGTTTCTTACCGAATGTCCTAGAGATGCAATGCAGGGATGGGGAGAGTTTATCCCTACTGATAAAAAGATAGATTATATCAACTCCTTAATGGATGTTGGTTTTGATGTATTGGATTGTCTGAGCTTTGTTTCTCCCAAAGCAATTCCCCAAATGGCTGACTCTGATGAGGTGGCTGAAAATATTGATAAATCCCGCTCCAAGACCAAAGTTTCTGCTATTATAGGAAACTATAGAGGGGCTGAAAAAGCTTTAAAGCATGAGTCTGTAGATATCTTGGGGTTTCCTTTCTCTATTTCTGAAACATTTCAGCATAGAAATACCAATAAAAGTCAGGAAGAAGCTTTTGATGAGATCATTAAGATGCTTGAGTTGGTAAAAACTGAAGGAAAACAGCTGAATATTTATTTCTCTATGGCCTTTGGAAATCCTTATGGAGAAATGTGGAAGTGGGAAGATGTAGACCAGTGGGCACAAAGATTCTCGGATATCGGTGTTAAAGATATTCTGCTTTCTGATACCACAGGAGTCGCAACACCTGAAACCATTGCTCTTCTTTTTGAAAAAATTCCGTCAAAATATCCTGGAATTAATTTCGGTGGGCATTTCCATAACCGTTATGAAGAATCATATTCAAAACTGAAGGCAGCTTATGATCAAGGTTGCAGAAGATTTGACAGTGCCATCAAAGGAATTGGCGGATGTCCTATGGCAAAAGATGATCTGGTAGGAAATATGCCTACAGAACAGGTGATTAATTTTATGAGTGTTGAAAAAGCAGATCACAAGCTGAATCTTTTAAACTTTGAAAGCTCTTATAATAAGGCTAAGGATATTTTTCATTTTTAA
- a CDS encoding sulfurtransferase, whose protein sequence is MSPIVSPSDLKKLPTENLIILDARVGKDVQQNYLEKHIKGARFIDLDKDLAEIGPDAAFGGRHPLPTPEKFAETLSDLGIAENSHIVVYDDKNGSNAAARAWWMLRSFGFENVQVLDGGIQAAENNAIELSSGKETFEKAPTIKKENWTLPISSLEDVENELKSNVSTVVDVRDAYRYRGESEPIDLVAGHIPGAINIPFSENLDENGFFLNPEVLKEKYSRLLENRPGNLIIHCGSGVTACHTILALAYAGFKIPNLYVGSWSEWSRREGKAIAKEV, encoded by the coding sequence ATGTCTCCAATAGTTTCACCCTCTGATTTAAAAAAACTTCCAACGGAAAACCTCATCATTCTTGATGCAAGAGTAGGGAAAGATGTACAACAAAACTATCTTGAAAAGCATATCAAAGGAGCAAGGTTCATTGATTTGGATAAAGATCTGGCTGAAATAGGACCAGATGCTGCTTTTGGAGGAAGACATCCGCTTCCAACACCAGAAAAATTTGCAGAAACATTATCCGACCTTGGAATAGCTGAAAACTCTCATATTGTTGTATATGATGATAAAAACGGTTCAAATGCTGCTGCCAGAGCATGGTGGATGCTCAGATCCTTTGGTTTTGAAAACGTACAGGTTTTGGATGGCGGAATCCAGGCTGCTGAAAATAATGCGATAGAACTTTCATCAGGAAAAGAGACTTTTGAAAAAGCTCCAACGATAAAAAAAGAAAATTGGACTCTTCCTATTTCAAGTTTGGAAGACGTTGAAAATGAATTAAAAAGCAATGTTTCCACCGTTGTTGATGTAAGAGATGCTTACCGGTACAGAGGAGAATCTGAACCTATTGACCTGGTTGCAGGACATATTCCGGGGGCAATCAATATTCCTTTTTCTGAAAATCTGGATGAAAATGGATTCTTCCTAAACCCTGAAGTTCTCAAGGAAAAATATAGCCGATTACTGGAAAATAGGCCTGGGAACCTGATTATTCACTGTGGTTCAGGAGTTACGGCATGTCATACTATTTTAGCATTAGCTTATGCAGGGTTTAAAATCCCTAATCTTTATGTAGGTTCATGGAGTGAATGGAGCAGGAGAGAAGGAAAAGCAATCGCAAAAGAAGTGTAA
- a CDS encoding SUF system Fe-S cluster assembly protein yields MKFTDDQIADIGEEIITVLKTVYDPEIPVDIYELGLIYDVQISDDADVKIIMTLTTPNCPVAETLPQEVKDKVAEVEHVKSVDLELTFEPSWNKDMMSEEAKFELGML; encoded by the coding sequence ATGAAATTTACAGACGATCAAATTGCAGACATTGGTGAAGAAATCATCACCGTGCTAAAAACCGTATATGATCCCGAAATTCCGGTAGATATTTACGAATTAGGGCTTATTTATGATGTACAGATCTCCGATGATGCTGACGTAAAAATAATAATGACCCTTACCACTCCAAACTGCCCGGTAGCAGAAACACTTCCTCAGGAAGTAAAAGATAAAGTAGCAGAAGTAGAACATGTAAAAAGTGTTGATTTAGAACTTACTTTTGAACCGAGCTGGAATAAGGATATGATGAGCGAAGAAGCAAAATTTGAATTGGGAATGCTATAA